The window TGCACAAGTTAATGTGAATCAAGCACTGTTTATTTCATTCAGtttatgtctttgtttctttgtttttgtgcaGTGCAGTTGGGGTCACAGACTCTCAATTTGACAAGACACTTTAAAAGCAGGAGTAGAAATTAGGCTAGGGTTTTACAACTATTACAGGAACTGTCATAACAAACTTCAAGTGGATCAGTTTATTTCTGATTTAACTTGGGGATAAACAGTGTTCAATATTTTCCAAAAGTTTCTCCCCATATAGAAGTCCCAAAAGCCTACTGTTGGTTTTTGAGGACAAGTCCTGGAATGTCATGAGTCACTGTGGGCCTGCTCTAATCTCAATATGAATCATTAATAGAATCATAAAATTCCCACTAAAGTCATTTTATTTCCAAAGTGGAGTTatgtgtctctttctgtctctctcttacacacacacacacacacacacacacacacacacacaaccttgaaagagaaaaaaaaactaagtttAAATAGAtggttaataaaaatattaacttttttatgTTTCAATATAGAAAGATAAAACTCTTTCACAAATGCTTATTATTCTAACCAATCTTTTCAGAGACATGACAGAAGAAAACTAGAGGAAGGCCAGAAACCAGCTCATATATGGATAAGgcattctttaagaaaaattttgcaatggCCACCTATTTACACAGCTGCCAGGGAACAGACTCCATTCAGACATCTTTATACTTCCAAAACCCATCTTAAGAAAGCAGAATATAAAAAGTccaaagatgaaaaaggaggaaCACCTTTGAAGAAAGATTCTAAGAAAAAAGGAGGCTCATATGCAACAAATCCAGAATCCAAGCAAATAGTAGAAGAGGAGAAAACTAAAAGACAAAATGAGGCAGATAAAACTCCCTTAAAatcatcacataaaaatgagCCATCCAAGAAGTCAAAATCCAGTTCAGAAAGAAATCCAGAATCCCAAAATTCTAAGACAGTCTCGAAAAATTGttcacaaaaatataagaaagattCAAAGAATTCCAAGAAGACAAACACTGAATTCCTACATACAAAGAACAATCCAAAGAAAGATTTGAAGAGGTCAAAGACTAGTAATGATGCCATATCAGAGATTTGCTCAGAAAATAGTTTAAATGTTGATTTCCTCATGTTAGTGGGACAGTCTGATGATGAATCCATAAATTTTGATGTATGGTTAAGGAATTACTCACAGAATAATTCAAAGAAGCCTACAAAGAAGGACacaaaaaagaatgcaaagaaaAGCTCTGATGCTGAATCTGAAGACTCAAAGGATGCTAAGAAAGATTCaaagaaagttaagaaaaatgTCCAGAAAGATGACAAGAAAAAGGATGTAAAGAAGGACACAGAGTCTACTGATGCTGAATCTGGAGACTCAAATGATGAAAGGAAAGATGCAAAGAaggataagaaaaaattaaagaaagatgaCAAGAAAAAGGACACAAAGAAGTACCCAGAGTCTACTGATACTGAATCAGGAGATGAAAAGGATGCAATAAATGATTCAAGAAAGTTGAAGAAAGCTTCAAAGAATGATGACAAGAAAAAGGATGCAAAGGAAATTACAGTCTCTACTGATTCTGAATCTGAACTGGAGTCAAAGAAGAgtcagaaagatgaaaaaaagtataaaaaagattCAAAGATAGATAATAAAAAGTCTGTCAAGAATGATGAAGAGTCTTCTGATGCTGACTCTGAACCGAAAGGAGATTCAAAAAAGGgtaaaaaggatgaaaagaaggggaagaaagattcaaagaaagatgacaaaaagaaggatgcaaagaaaaatgcagaatctACTGAAACGGAATCTGATTTGGAGTTAAAGAAGGACAAGAAagactcaaaggaaaagaaaggttcaaagaaACATGTCAAGAAGGATGCAAGGAAGGACACAGAGTCTACTGATGCTGAATTTGATGAATCTTCCAAGACAGGCTTTAAAACATCTACAAAAATCAAAGGTTCAGATACTGAATCTGAAGAGTCACTATATAAACCTGGGGCTAAGAAGAAAATTGATGAATCAGATGGCACATCTGCAAATTCAAAGATGGAAGGACTGGAATTAAAGAGAGGATTCAGAATGTTATCCAAAAAGACTACATTCAAGGAAaaaggtgaaaaagcaagtaCAGGTAGAGTTCCTCCATCAAGAGAAAGACCACCACTCCCTGCTTGTGAGCCTTCTCTACCATCACCAAAGGTCAGACGTCTTTGTTGGTGCAAGATGCCTCCTCCACCTCCAAAACAAAGATATGCTCCTTTGGTAAGTTTACTACTGTTTTATATTTAGGCTGAAATGCATATAAAATGAAagactttttaaagtttaaatttatgttttctccAAATTATAGTTATCTTTTACTAGAATATTGACAACTTTGTGACtcaaaggtaagaaaaataaagaatacctCACAAGGATGCAAAATACTGcaaaaaagttataaatttaaGAGAATAGAAATTATTTGGActggagaagagagaaatgactTGCAATTTAAGAAAACATGTGAAGTTATGTATAAAGgtcattttgcaaaaaaaaagtggttaagTTTTAGActtggaaaagaacaaaaatgaaaattgactAAAGCTTCTACAGGGGCAGTTTTAAGCAAGATATAAAGACATTTTCTGAGAAGTTGCTGAATACAGTAAAAGCTAGATTAACCAAAATTCATACATAGCAGGTGGAATACATGCCAAGATTCAActatgcaaaaaaattaaattatttaatccatATCTCAAGTGGATTTTTATGAGCCCTCATTATAACTGATATCAGGAAACAAAAGTTAACTTTTCAGAAATAACTATATCTTCTCTAATTTATAAATCTCATGTTAACTTTATCTATTAGGAGGTAAATACTCTGTCAACTTAAAGCTGCTACTTCTCTCATCCAGGAGACTCCCTTCAATCCCTTCCCCAAAAGTCTGATTGTAAGGGAAAGCATAAATAGACATATTACATTAGACAGAGGAGTTCTGGAttagttctcacactgctgataaagatatacctgagactgagcaatttacaaaagaaagaggttta of the Pongo abelii isolate AG06213 chromosome X, NHGRI_mPonAbe1-v2.0_pri, whole genome shotgun sequence genome contains:
- the CYLC1 gene encoding cylicin-1 isoform X1, with the protein product MKTCGPGIHCVVIKIGMLKLQLQWLEVNIRTYDNSIPISESSRKSWNQKHFALTFPKPLQRGTDDKSRPLKSQITVTRHDRRKLEEGQKPAHIWIRHSLRKILQWPPIYTAAREQTPFRHLYTSKTHLKKAEYKKSKDEKGGTPLKKDSKKKGGSYATNPESKQIVEEEKTKRQNEADKTPLKSSHKNEPSKKSKSSSERNPESQNSKTVSKNCSQKYKKDSKNSKKTNTEFLHTKNNPKKDLKRSKTSNDAISEICSENSLNVDFLMLVGQSDDESINFDVWLRNYSQNNSKKPTKKDTKKNAKKSSDAESEDSKDAKKDSKKVKKNVQKDDKKKDVKKDTESTDAESGDSNDERKDAKKDKKKLKKDDKKKDTKKYPESTDTESGDEKDAINDSRKLKKASKNDDKKKDAKEITVSTDSESELESKKSQKDEKKYKKDSKIDNKKSVKNDEESSDADSEPKGDSKKGKKDEKKGKKDSKKDDKKKDAKKNAESTETESDLELKKDKKDSKEKKGSKKHVKKDARKDTESTDAEFDESSKTGFKTSTKIKGSDTESEESLYKPGAKKKIDESDGTSANSKMEGLELKRGFRMLSKKTTFKEKGEKASTGRVPPSRERPPLPACEPSLPSPKVRRLCWCKMPPPPPKQRYAPLSLVRSWLPATSTSQFQATLLPQPPM
- the CYLC1 gene encoding cylicin-1 isoform X2, producing the protein MSLPRLNLEEMINEDMWTWHSLCRLEVNIRTYDNSIPISESSRKSWNQKHFALTFPKPLQRGTDDKSRPLKSQITVTRHDRRKLEEGQKPAHIWIRHSLRKILQWPPIYTAAREQTPFRHLYTSKTHLKKAEYKKSKDEKGGTPLKKDSKKKGGSYATNPESKQIVEEEKTKRQNEADKTPLKSSHKNEPSKKSKSSSERNPESQNSKTVSKNCSQKYKKDSKNSKKTNTEFLHTKNNPKKDLKRSKTSNDAISEICSENSLNVDFLMLVGQSDDESINFDVWLRNYSQNNSKKPTKKDTKKNAKKSSDAESEDSKDAKKDSKKVKKNVQKDDKKKDVKKDTESTDAESGDSNDERKDAKKDKKKLKKDDKKKDTKKYPESTDTESGDEKDAINDSRKLKKASKNDDKKKDAKEITVSTDSESELESKKSQKDEKKYKKDSKIDNKKSVKNDEESSDADSEPKGDSKKGKKDEKKGKKDSKKDDKKKDAKKNAESTETESDLELKKDKKDSKEKKGSKKHVKKDARKDTESTDAEFDESSKTGFKTSTKIKGSDTESEESLYKPGAKKKIDESDGTSANSKMEGLELKRGFRMLSKKTTFKEKGEKASTGRVPPSRERPPLPACEPSLPSPKVRRLCWCKMPPPPPKQRYAPLSLVRSWLPATSTSQFQATLLPQPPM
- the CYLC1 gene encoding cylicin-1 isoform X3 — translated: MSLPRNLEEMINEDMWTWHSLCRLEVNIRTYDNSIPISESSRKSWNQKHFALTFPKPLQRGTDDKSRPLKSQITVTRHDRRKLEEGQKPAHIWIRHSLRKILQWPPIYTAAREQTPFRHLYTSKTHLKKAEYKKSKDEKGGTPLKKDSKKKGGSYATNPESKQIVEEEKTKRQNEADKTPLKSSHKNEPSKKSKSSSERNPESQNSKTVSKNCSQKYKKDSKNSKKTNTEFLHTKNNPKKDLKRSKTSNDAISEICSENSLNVDFLMLVGQSDDESINFDVWLRNYSQNNSKKPTKKDTKKNAKKSSDAESEDSKDAKKDSKKVKKNVQKDDKKKDVKKDTESTDAESGDSNDERKDAKKDKKKLKKDDKKKDTKKYPESTDTESGDEKDAINDSRKLKKASKNDDKKKDAKEITVSTDSESELESKKSQKDEKKYKKDSKIDNKKSVKNDEESSDADSEPKGDSKKGKKDEKKGKKDSKKDDKKKDAKKNAESTETESDLELKKDKKDSKEKKGSKKHVKKDARKDTESTDAEFDESSKTGFKTSTKIKGSDTESEESLYKPGAKKKIDESDGTSANSKMEGLELKRGFRMLSKKTTFKEKGEKASTGRVPPSRERPPLPACEPSLPSPKVRRLCWCKMPPPPPKQRYAPLSLVRSWLPATSTSQFQATLLPQPPM
- the CYLC1 gene encoding cylicin-1 isoform X4 yields the protein MSLPRLNLEEMINEDMWTWHSLCRLEVNIRTYDNSIPISESSRKSWNQKHFALTFPKPLQRGTDDKSRPLKSQITVTRHDRRKLEEGQKPAHIWIRHSLRKILQWPPIYTAAREQTPFRHLYTSKTHLKKAEYKKSKDEKGGTPLKKDSKKKGGSYATNPESKQIVEEEKTKRQNEADKTPLKSSHKNEPSKKSKSSSERNPESQNSKTVSKNCSQKYKKDSKNSKKTNTEFLHTKNNPKKDLKRSKTSNDAISEICSENSLNVDFLMLVGQSDDESINFDVWLRNYSQNNSKKPTKKDTKKNAKKSSDAESEDSKDAKKDSKKVKKNVQKDDKKKDVKKDTESTDAESGDSNDERKDAKKDKKKLKKDDKKKDTKKYPESTDTESGDEKDAINDSRKLKKASKNDDKKKDAKEITVSTDSESELESKKSQKDEKKYKKDSKIDNKKSVKNDEESSDADSEPKGDSKKGKKDEKKGKKDSKKDDKKKDAKKNAESTETESDLELKKDKKDSKEKKGSKKHVKKDARKDTESTDAEFDESSKTGFKTSTKIKGSDTESEESLYKPGAKKKIDESDGTSANSKMEGLELKRGFRMLSKKTTFKEKGEKASTGRVPPSRERPPLPACEPSLPSPKVRRLCWCKMPPPPPKQRYAPLPEAPWIHKLL
- the CYLC1 gene encoding cylicin-1 isoform X5 is translated as MSLPRNLEEMINEDMWTWHSLCRLEVNIRTYDNSIPISESSRKSWNQKHFALTFPKPLQRGTDDKSRPLKSQITVTRHDRRKLEEGQKPAHIWIRHSLRKILQWPPIYTAAREQTPFRHLYTSKTHLKKAEYKKSKDEKGGTPLKKDSKKKGGSYATNPESKQIVEEEKTKRQNEADKTPLKSSHKNEPSKKSKSSSERNPESQNSKTVSKNCSQKYKKDSKNSKKTNTEFLHTKNNPKKDLKRSKTSNDAISEICSENSLNVDFLMLVGQSDDESINFDVWLRNYSQNNSKKPTKKDTKKNAKKSSDAESEDSKDAKKDSKKVKKNVQKDDKKKDVKKDTESTDAESGDSNDERKDAKKDKKKLKKDDKKKDTKKYPESTDTESGDEKDAINDSRKLKKASKNDDKKKDAKEITVSTDSESELESKKSQKDEKKYKKDSKIDNKKSVKNDEESSDADSEPKGDSKKGKKDEKKGKKDSKKDDKKKDAKKNAESTETESDLELKKDKKDSKEKKGSKKHVKKDARKDTESTDAEFDESSKTGFKTSTKIKGSDTESEESLYKPGAKKKIDESDGTSANSKMEGLELKRGFRMLSKKTTFKEKGEKASTGRVPPSRERPPLPACEPSLPSPKVRRLCWCKMPPPPPKQRYAPLPEAPWIHKLL